The following proteins are encoded in a genomic region of Montipora foliosa isolate CH-2021 chromosome 10, ASM3666993v2, whole genome shotgun sequence:
- the LOC137973142 gene encoding neuropilin-2-like: MARIAIGRTVSFLFFFVHSCSADCNLGLGMITGDIRDSQITASSSHSEWTRPSAGRLWNLRRTQDDTFGGWCAVESDHAPYLQVDFRKETVITAVASQGLNFPFGNWVKKYSLNYSCDGFHWQTYQSYDKNWVLKANSDDDSVVTNKLDDAIIARMIRINVLEWNLYGMVCMRLEIYGCDITEDGNYKDCTKAAGLENRQISDSQLTASSFSTEHLPSQGRLNNILKQLNGSALWDSWCAGAEDSSQYLQVDLAEVKNVSGVATQGSVMGTWVTKYMLNYSSDGYQWETYSNHSDSGPQILQGNKDGLTVHKNMFPQTITARYIRFNPRGWVPLGHICMRVEIYLCRTYQGCPRLVQAPRTTTMPTSRNVFSDERNNQATSKTNEQIRTDSETPHIDFEWEAYSGGLRNTAGVIPWISLLIKLVSLYMMT, from the exons ACTGCAATCTTGGTTTGGGAATGATCACAGGTGACATCCGGGACTCTCAAATCACTGCCTCGTCCTCGCACTCAGAGTGGACCCGACCTTCCGCTGGCAGACTTTGGAATCTTAG GCGCACACAGGACGACACGTTCGGAGGTTGGTGCGCTGTGGAAAGCGACCATGCTCCTTATCTTCAAGTGGATTTCAGGAAGGAGACTGTGATCACAGCGGTGGCCTCTCAAGGattaaattttccatttggaAACTGGGTGAAAAAATATTCCTTAAACTACAGCTGCGATGGATTTCACTGGCAAACATACCAGTCGTATGATAAAAACTGG GTATTAAAGGCAAACAGCGATGACGATTCAGTTGTAACAAACAAACTGGATGATGCCATTATCGCACGAATGATACGAATCAATGTTCTAGAATGGAACTTATATGGTATGGTGTGCATGAGGCTGGAGATATACGGCTGTGATATCACTGAAG ATGGCAATTACAAGGATTGTACAAAGGCAGCAGGACTTGAGAACAGACAGATAAGCGACAGTCAGTTGACTGCGTCATCCTTTTCCACTGAACATCTTCCCTCACAAGGCCGGCTGAATAACATTCTCAAGCAACTCAATGGCTCTGCCTTATGGGACAGCTGGTGCGCAGGCGCAGAAGATTCATCTCAGTATCTACAG GTTGATCTTGCAGAAGTTAAAAATGTATCTGGAGTTGCGACTCAGGGATCTGTCATGGGGACCTGGGTGACAAAATACATGCTTAATTACAGCTCAGACGGATATCAATGGGAAACTTACAGCAATCACAGTGACAGCGGACCACAG ATTCTTCAAGGGAACAAAGACGGGTTAACCGTCCATAAGAACATGTTTCCTCAGACTATCACCGCACGTTACATTCGGTTCAACCCGAGAGGCTGGGTACCACTTGGACATATTTGCATGAGAGTCGAGATTTACTTGTGCCGAACTTATCAAG GATGCCCAAGACTGGTCCAGGCTCCAAGAACAACAACTATGccaacgtcacgcaatgttttCAGTGACGAAAGAAACAATCAAGCAACTTCTAAAACAAACGAGCAAATACGAACCGACAGCGAGACTCCACACATAGACTTTGAGTGGGAGGCTTATTCAGGAGGATTAAGAAACACTGCCGGTGTCATCCCGTGGATATCATTATTAATTAAGCTGGTTTCTCTCTACATGATGACGTAA
- the LOC137972646 gene encoding uncharacterized protein, giving the protein MTMTVNCDVKDNVNGNGVFILDNVDSLNNDDDDDDDYDDDDDDNDVNNDDDDADNKNDKDENDDLDDIANDGQDENDHVANSDDDDIDDADDYDNDDDDDDDDYAFDNETMMMKIMMIMTITMTILPIAMMTLTISISMMMLVTPAADDDDEDGVNLDSDRDDDDDDNSDVDNADRNGDLSDDDDDE; this is encoded by the exons atgacgatgacagtAAATTGTGACGTAAAAGATAATGTAAACGGCAATGGTGTCTTCATACTTGACAATGTTGATAGCCTGaataacgatgacgatgacgatgacgattacgatgacgatgacgatgacaatgatgtcaacaatgatgatgacgatgctGATAATAAAAACGATAAGGATGAAAATGATGATCTGGATGATATAGCTAATGATGGACAAGATGAAAATGACCATGTTGCCAACAGTGATGATGACGATATTGATGACGCTGATGACTatgacaatgacgatgatgatgacgatgacgattaTGCTTTTGATAACGAgacaatgatgatgaagatAATGATGATTATGACGATAACAATGACGATATTGCCAATAGCAATGATGACGTTGACGATATCGATATCGATGATGATGTTGGTG aCTCCtgctgctgatgatgatgatgaagatggcGTTAATCTCGACAGTGACAgggatgacgatgatgatgacaacagCGATGTTGACAATGCCGACAGAAATGGCGACCTtagtgatgatgacgatgatgaatgA